In Nicotiana tabacum cultivar K326 chromosome 17, ASM71507v2, whole genome shotgun sequence, one DNA window encodes the following:
- the LOC107801504 gene encoding protein PHLOEM PROTEIN 2-LIKE A10-like → MHSFYWIRFSVLFPPPFPEIETPFSFFYIKPILSEAKLLLTLNYMDLKQIKKELVYTQKNKKLIVALGALGVTGFGAYRAYNSSSMALKRERLLKLVDAVVSLAEMVSDSADAIGIFSRDLKEFIRSESDPIPRSLKQILKIPQSDELSESVVKVTSALTIGFLKGYEQETERTDSGLFDQILNKLFSDAGSGFASVIVGSFARNLVLAFYSVKQSSDIEYSVPVWVDALFEDKCRELIGNCVQLFVSTAVTVYLDRTMHINTYNEIFTGLVNPKNETKMREMLVTICNGAVETFVKTSHQILTSTEMDSSAVSVNSFKGKQFLDEDSEWMNKVSNTLVVPCNKRFILDLSGTVIFECVKSFVEFLLQKLYECLRRYVDFINEEVIERTTEVYRLCECEVLCCY, encoded by the coding sequence ATGCATAGTTTCTACTGGATCAGATTCTCTGTTCTGTTCCCTCCCCCCTTTCCCGAAATAGAAACCCCTTTCTCATTCTTCTACATTAAGCCAATTCTAAGTGAAGCCAAGCTACTTTTGACTCTGAATTATATGGATTTGAAGCAAATAAAAAAGGAATTGGTTTATACTCAAAAGAATAAGAAGTTGATTGTTGCTTTGGGAGCTCTAGGTGTCACTGGTTTTGGTGCATACAGAGCTTATAACTCATCTTCTATGGCTTTAAAAAGGGAAAGATTGCTTAAGCTTGTTGATGCAGTTGTTTCTTTAGCTGAAATGGTATCTGATTCTGCTGATGCAATTGGGATTTTCTCAAGAGATCTAAAGGAATTTATACGATCAGAATCTGATCCAATTCCTAGAAGTTTAAAGCAGATTTTAAAGATTCCTCAGTCAGATGAGCTTTCAGAGTCTGTTGTTAAGGTTACTAGTGCTTTGACTATTGGATTTCTCAAAGGTTACGAGCAAGAGACAGAGAGAACTGATTCTGGTTTGTTTGACCAAATCCTAAATAAACTGTTTTCTGATGCAGGGAGTGGTTTTGCTTCAGTTATTGTAGGGAGTTTCGCGAGGAATTTAGTACTGGCCTTTTATTCTGTTAAACAGAGTTCAGATATTGAATACTCTGTTCCAGTATGGGTTGATGCTTTGTTTGAGGATAAGTGCAGAGAATTGATTGGAAATTGTGTGCAATTATTTGTGAGCACTGCTGTTACTGTTTATCTTGACAGGACAATGCATATCAACACCTATAATGAGATATTCACTGGGTTGGTAAATCCCAAGAATGAaactaaaatgagagaaatgctaGTGACCATATGTAATGGTGCAGTAGAAACTTTTGTCAAAACTTCTCATCAAATTTTGACAAGTACCGAGATGGATTCATCTGCTGTTTCAGTTAATAGCTTCAAAGGGAAACAGTTTTTGGATGAGGACAGTGAGTGGATGAATAAAGTATCAAATACTTTGGTAGTGCCATGCAATAAGAGGTTTATTCTTGATTTGAGTGGGACAGTTATTTTTGAGTGCGTTAAATCTTTTGTGGAGTTTCTACTGCAAAAGTTATACGAGTGTTTGAGAAGATATGTAGATTTTATCAATGAGGAGGTTATTGAAAGAACTACAGAAGTTTATAGGTTGTGTGAGTGTGAAGTCCTCTGCTGTTATTAA